The sequence below is a genomic window from Candidatus Hydrogenedentota bacterium.
GTAGTAGCCTTTCATCACGATGTTGCCGCGCATGATGACCTCGCCCATGGTCTTTCCGTCGGCGGGCACATCGTTCATGTCGTCATCGACCACGCGCAAACCATCGGCCATAACAAACCGAACGCCTTGACGCGCCATCAGCTTGGCGCGCTCGTCATGAAAGAGGCTGCGCCAATGCTGTTGCGGCGCGCAGATGGTGTAAGGGCCGTAGGTCTCGGTGAGGCCGTAAATGTGAACGATGCGTGCCCCGATCTCCTCCATATGCTCCACGAGTGTTGGCGAGGGCGGAGCACCGCCGGTCGTAACCGTTACGGGTTTCACCAGCCGTTGCGGCCGACTCGCGTGATTCAGCAGGCTAATCAAGACGACCGGTGCGCCCGCAAAATGGGTGACCCCTTCGCTCGCTATCAAGCGCCAAGCGGTTTCAGGCTCGACTTTGCGCATGCACACATGAATAGCGCCGTGCGCGGTGACGCCCCACGGGGCGCACCAGCCGTTGCAGTGGAACATGGGCACCACCCACAAGAACGTGCTATCTGCCGTAAGGCCAACTTCCAGTGACGTACCAAGCGCGTTGAGATACGCGCCCCGATGCGAGAACATGACGCCCTTCGGTTTGCCTGTAGTCCCGCTGGTGTAATTGATCGAGATGGTGTCCATTTCGTCGTCGAGCACCCATGGGAGTGGGGCAGGCGAACCTTGCGCCAGGAACTGCTCATAGTGCGTTTCGCCGAAGCCCACGCCATCCGGAAGATCCGCAACGTCAATAATGCGTTCGACTGTCGTCAGGTTCTCACGAATGGGACGAATCAAGTCCGCGAACTCCGTGTCCACGAACAGGTAGCGCGACCCGGAGTGGTTGAGGATGTATTCAATCTCGGCGGGCGCAAGCCTTGTATTGATGCATACGAGCACGCCACCGGCCGAAGGGATCGCGAAATGCGCCTCCAGCATGGGTGGGATATTGGGACAAAGAAACGCGACTCGGTCGCCCTTTTGAAGGCCCGCATTTCGCAAAGCGGACGCCAGGCGGTGGATGCGGTGGGAGA
It includes:
- a CDS encoding long-chain-fatty-acid--CoA ligase — protein: MSCHHEVCRSHLTPLTFIERSAHVYRHKTAVVYGDTRYTYREFSHRIHRLASALRNAGLQKGDRVAFLCPNIPPMLEAHFAIPSAGGVLVCINTRLAPAEIEYILNHSGSRYLFVDTEFADLIRPIRENLTTVERIIDVADLPDGVGFGETHYEQFLAQGSPAPLPWVLDDEMDTISINYTSGTTGKPKGVMFSHRGAYLNALGTSLEVGLTADSTFLWVVPMFHCNGWCAPWGVTAHGAIHVCMRKVEPETAWRLIASEGVTHFAGAPVVLISLLNHASRPQRLVKPVTVTTGGAPPSPTLVEHMEEIGARIVHIYGLTETYGPYTICAPQQHWRSLFHDERAKLMARQGVRFVMADGLRVVDDDMNDVPADGKTMGEVIMRGNIVMKGYYNEPEATAQAFRGGWFHSGDLAVLHPDGYIELRDRSKDIIISGGENISSIEVEQTLYKHPSVLEVAVIGVPHEKWGETPKAFVTLKSGAKVTEEGLIEFCREKMAHFKCPTSIVFDVLPKTSTGKIQKYVLRNKEWAGHDKMIQGA